The genomic region ACTATTATTATTGCTATGGTTTTAGCCTCAATATTCATTCCAGATATTAATATTACAGAAAGAGTCTCATTTAACATAGGTGGATTTATAATTCCTATGGGACTTGCAATTTATCTGTTTGTTAAAGCGGAAACAGGCAAAGAAAAATGGAGAGCAGTAATTGCAGCTATTGTTGCTGGAACAGCTATATGGCTAGTTCAAAGATATGTTTTACCAGCTGAACCTGAAGCACAACGTATTGATCCTAACTATGTATACGGAATTATGGGTGGTTTGATAGCATATATATTAGGTCGTTCAAGAAGATCAGCCTTCGTTGCAGGTATAGTAGGGGTATTTTTAAGTGATACTATTCAGCTTGTATACAATATAATAAATGGGCTTAATACGCCAACTAGATATGGTGGAGCAGGTGCCTTTGATACTGCAATGATTGCAGGGGTATTAGCAGTAATTATTGCGGAGGTTGTAGGTGAAACTAGAGAAAGATTACAAGGTGGTACAAGTAAAAAGGACATGCATTTTGAAAAAGGACACTTTGTTAGTTCATTAGGTAATGATGATAAAACTTTTAGGGATAAAAAAGATAATATTATAAATATTTCTTTACAGCAAAATGATAAAAATGACGGAGGTGATCAAGATGAGAAGTAAAAGATTTTTAATTGTATTATTAATCCTCTTATTAACATCTGTTCAATTCGCATATGCTGACGATTGGTATGGTCAATATGGCAATTATTTTACTGTATATAACACTAAGGATAATTCTGTTTTATTCAAAACTGCTAGAGAGGTACGACAAGGAGATCAATATTTAAGTGCTGATAATAATATGTACAAGGTTACTAGAGTTAATAGCAGAGAACAAAGAGCTTACGCAGAATTCATTGAACAAATTACATTACCAACTATAAATGAAGATGTATTTGCACAGTTTCAGGATGCCCTTAGAAGTGGAGAAGGTTTGGCTATGATACTAGAAGCCCAAGCCCAAGAACAGGAAAATAGAAAAGTGGGTATATACTGTACTCATAGCTCTGAATCCTATGTTCCTACGGATGGTACTGAAAGTACAGAGGGTGGCGGTGGAATTTTACAAGTTGCGGAAAGATTAAAGGCGGGCTTTGAACAAAATGGAGTAAATGCTACTTTCGATAATACTTCCCATGACCCACATGATGCAGGTGCATACACTAGATCTAGAAGAACAGCAGCACAATTATTAAGAGAACATCAACCCACATCATTAATTGATGTCCATAGGGATGCTATACCTCCAGAGGAATACACTACTGAAATAAATGGAGAGCCTGCATCTAAGGTTAGACTAGTAGTAGGTGGAAGAAACCAGAACTTCTCGGCAAATGAAGAAACAGCACTTCAAGCAAAGGCTGTAGCGGATAAAATGTACCCTGGGTTAATAAAAGATATTTTCTACGCACAAGGAAACTATAATCAAGACTTAACTCCAAGGGCTATGCTATTAGAGATGGGAACAGCAGAGCAGGATAGGGCTCTACCAGAAAAAAGTGCAACCCTATTTTCTGAGGTGTTAACTACAGCATTCTTTGGTGGAACATTTACAGATCAGACCGATGGTGAAACTGAGTCTGCAAGACCTATTAGGGATACTAATAGAGGTAGCTCAAGAGGAATAATTGTTACAGTATTGATAGTAGGTGCAGCGGCATTAGCCTTCTTATT from Serpentinicella alkaliphila harbors:
- the spoIIP gene encoding stage II sporulation protein P; the encoded protein is MRSKRFLIVLLILLLTSVQFAYADDWYGQYGNYFTVYNTKDNSVLFKTAREVRQGDQYLSADNNMYKVTRVNSREQRAYAEFIEQITLPTINEDVFAQFQDALRSGEGLAMILEAQAQEQENRKVGIYCTHSSESYVPTDGTESTEGGGGILQVAERLKAGFEQNGVNATFDNTSHDPHDAGAYTRSRRTAAQLLREHQPTSLIDVHRDAIPPEEYTTEINGEPASKVRLVVGGRNQNFSANEETALQAKAVADKMYPGLIKDIFYAQGNYNQDLTPRAMLLEMGTAEQDRALPEKSATLFSEVLTTAFFGGTFTDQTDGETESARPIRDTNRGSSRGIIVTVLIVGAAALAFLFISSGGKEWKSKLGRFKEEFNNFLGRVRRKK
- a CDS encoding DUF1614 domain-containing protein produces the protein MSLGTILLIGITVLIFMGLAERVLDRLRLSDKAAITIIIAMVLASIFIPDINITERVSFNIGGFIIPMGLAIYLFVKAETGKEKWRAVIAAIVAGTAIWLVQRYVLPAEPEAQRIDPNYVYGIMGGLIAYILGRSRRSAFVAGIVGVFLSDTIQLVYNIINGLNTPTRYGGAGAFDTAMIAGVLAVIIAEVVGETRERLQGGTSKKDMHFEKGHFVSSLGNDDKTFRDKKDNIINISLQQNDKNDGGDQDEK